In the genome of Terribacillus sp. FSL K6-0262, one region contains:
- a CDS encoding undecaprenyl-diphosphate phosphatase produces the protein MSIIEFFSALIMGLVEGLTEFAPVSSTGHLIIVDDMWLKIHELFNEEVANTFIIVIQLGSILASVIVFWDKFMQILGIRKLQGKEEAMPGKKNKFNLGIVIVGLLPAGVLGLLFDDLIDKYLFSVWYVIVALVVGAFFMIFADRVSSKKRETIDSLDDLTYKKAFLIGLFQCISLWPGFSRSGATISGGVILGLNHRVASDFTFIMAVPIMAGASLVSLRNHLHAFTPDVIPFFIVGFISAFIFALIAIRTFLKIISKYKLVPFAFYRIGLAIVIVIFLIFNGSLS, from the coding sequence ATGAGTATTATCGAATTCTTTTCGGCCTTGATCATGGGGCTGGTAGAAGGGCTGACAGAGTTTGCCCCGGTTTCATCCACCGGTCACTTGATCATCGTCGATGATATGTGGCTGAAGATCCATGAGTTATTCAATGAAGAAGTGGCAAATACGTTCATCATCGTCATTCAGCTTGGTTCCATCTTGGCTTCGGTCATTGTATTTTGGGACAAGTTCATGCAGATTCTCGGCATCCGCAAACTGCAAGGGAAAGAAGAGGCGATGCCTGGCAAGAAAAACAAATTCAATCTTGGTATTGTCATTGTCGGTTTGCTGCCTGCGGGTGTCCTTGGACTTTTGTTCGACGATCTGATTGATAAGTATCTATTCTCCGTATGGTACGTAATCGTAGCATTGGTCGTAGGTGCTTTCTTTATGATCTTTGCGGATAGGGTATCCTCAAAGAAGAGAGAAACCATCGATTCGCTGGATGACCTTACCTATAAAAAAGCCTTCCTGATCGGATTATTCCAGTGTATTTCCTTATGGCCTGGGTTCTCCCGTTCCGGAGCAACGATTTCCGGCGGTGTCATCCTTGGATTGAATCACCGGGTGGCATCTGACTTCACCTTCATCATGGCAGTGCCGATCATGGCTGGTGCAAGCCTTGTCTCATTACGCAATCATCTGCATGCGTTCACGCCTGATGTGATCCCGTTCTTTATCGTCGGATTCATCAGCGCTTTCATTTTTGCTTTGATTGCCATCCGTACTTTCTTGAAAATCATTTCCAAATATAAACTTGTTCCTTTTGCCTTCTACCGCATCGGGTTGGCGATTGTGATCGTGATCTTCTTGATCTTCAATGGATCCCTGTCTTGA